A single Vigna radiata var. radiata cultivar VC1973A chromosome 8, Vradiata_ver6, whole genome shotgun sequence DNA region contains:
- the LOC106772142 gene encoding peptidyl-prolyl cis-trans isomerase PASTICCINO1, with translation MTANEDAAQEFEPKKKPPTEDEKRKKKITPGSLMKALIRPGGGDAGPSDGDQIIYHCTIRTLDGVLVESSRSDYGGKGTPIRHVLGKSKMLLGLLEGIPTMLKGEVAMFKMKHQLHYGEDDCPITAPDGFPKEDELHFEIELIDFFKAKVVTDDLGVVKKVVREGKGWESPREPYEVKAWISAKTVTGKLIMSHTEGEPYLFTFGKSELPKGLEMAIGTMVREEKAVIYVTTQYLTESPLMPVIEEYDEVHFEVELVHFIQVRDMLGDGRLIKRRIRDGKGDFPMDCPLHDSLLRVHYKGTVLNEEKKVFYDTRVDNDGQPLEFCSGEGLVPEGFEMSVRLMLPGEIALVTCPPDYAYDKFPRPSNVPEGAHIQWEIELLSFETPKDWTGLDFKTIMNEAESIRNTGNKLFKQGKYELAKAKYEKLLREFNHINPQDDEEGKVFTDTRNLLHLNVAACYLKLGECKKCIETCNKVLDANPAHVKGLYRRGMAYMTAGDFEEARADFKMMMKVDKSTESDATAALQKLKQKEQEVEKKARKQFKGLFDKKPGEIAEAKGDDDEDQITSESQQKDEAHGDSDETKFEDSHEVPPETPRTRWFSLLWPSGRRLFESLGLNRCAIL, from the exons ATGACTGCAAATGAAGATGCTGCACAGGAATTTGAACCAAAGAAGAAGCCACCGACAGAGGATGAGAAGAg gaagaagaaaattacGCCTGGGAGTTTGATGAAAGCTTTGATTAGGCCTGGTGGGGGTGATGCTGGACCGTCAGATGGTGATCAG ATTATCTATCATTGCACCATTCGAACTTTGGATGGAGTACTTGTGGAATCTTCCAGATCTGATTATGGAG GAAAAGGCACTCCAATAAGGCATGTTTTGGGCAAAAGCAAGATGCTATTGGGCTTACTAGAAGGAATTCCTACAATGTTGAAGGGCGAAGTGGCAATG TTCAAGATGAAGCATCAGTTGCATTATGGTGAGGATGATTGTCCTATTACCGCTCCTGATGGTTTTCCTAAGGAGGATGAACTTCATTTCGAAATTGAGCTGATAGATTTTTTCAAAGCTAAG GTTGTAACTGATGATTTGGGAGTCGTAAAAAAG GTAGTACGTGAAGGGAAGGGTTGGGAATCTCCGAGGGAACCTTATGAAGTGAAGGCTTG GATATCAGCAAAGACAGTTACTGGGAAATTGATCATGTCGCATACAGAAGGAGAACCATACTTGTTTACATTTGGAAAATCGGAG CTACCTAAGGGCCTTGAAATGGCAATAGGAACAATGGTTCGGGAAGAGAAGGCTGTTATATATGTTACCACTCAGTATTTAACTGAGTCTCCTCTGATGCCTGTAATAGAAGAGTATGATGAAGTGCATTTTGAAGTGGAGCTGGTTCACTTTATTCAG GTGAGGGACATGCTTGGAGATGGGCGCCTAATAAAACGCCGCATTCGTGATGGCAAAG GTGACTTTCCCATGGATTGTCCCCTTCATGACAGTCTACTTCGTGTTCATTACAAGGGTACTGTTCtcaatgaagaaaagaaggtatTTTATGATACAAGGGTGGACAATGATGGTCAACCATTGGAGTTCTGTTCTGGAGAAGGGCTT GTACCAGAGGGATTTGAAATGAGTGTTCGTCTGATGCTTCCTGGAGAGATAGCTCTCGTTACATGCCCTCCTGACTATGCCTATGATAAGTTTCCAAG GCCTTCAAATGTCCCTGAGGGTGCTCATATTCAATGGGAAATTGAACTTCTAAGTTTTGAAACACCAAAG GACTGGACAGGATTGGACTTTAAAACTATAATGAATGAAGCTGAAAGCATCAGAAACACG GGTAACAAGCTGTTCAAACAGGGGAAATATGAACTTGCCAAGGCAAAGTATGAAAAG TTGCTTCGAGAATTTAATCATATCAATCCTcaagatgatgaagaaggaAAGGTTTTTACAGACACACGA AATTTGCTACATCTGAATGTCGCTGCATGCTATCTGAAATTGGGAGAATGCAAAAAGTGCATTGAGACTTGCAACAAG GTTTTGGATGCAAACCCTGCACATGTCAAGGGCCTTTATCGTCGTGGAATGGCCTATATGACTGCCGGAGATTTTGAAGAAGCCAGGGCTGATTTCAAAATG ATGATGAAAGTTGACAAGTCAACTGAATCAGATGCAACTGCAGCTCTTCAAAAACTGAAGCAGAAAGAACAG GAAGTCGAGAAGAAGGCTAGGAAACAGTTTAAAGGCCTATTTGATAAAAAGCCTGGAGAAATTGCGGAAGCTaaaggtgatgatgatgaagatcaaATAACAAGCGAAAGCCAACAGAAGGATGAAGCACACGGGGACTCTGATGAAACAAAATTCGAGGATTCACATGAAGTTCCACCTGAGACACCTCGAACTAGGTGGTTCTCTCTCCTTTGGCCTTCTGGTAGAAGACTTTTTGAATCTCTTGGGCTTAATAGATGTGCCATACTTTAA
- the LOC106769644 gene encoding U4/U6 small nuclear ribonucleoprotein PRP4-like protein: MEVEKENVTAEPSLPASDGQDTISDNASLPHSIQPIIPPVIPPSVVPPLAPIPTIPPPRPLAPLPVRPPVIRPPVPQNGEVRSSDSDSDNDDSNARINQGTGEYEISEESRLVRERQEKAMQELMMKRRAAALAVPTNDMAVRARLRHLGEPITLFGEREMERRDRLRMIMAKLDAEGQLEKLMKAHEDEEAAASAPKDEAEEELQYPFYTEGSKALLDARIYIAKYSLARAALRIQRAQRRRDDPDEDMDAEIDWALRQAGNLSLEFSEIGDDRPLSGCSFSRDGKWLATCSLTGASKLWNMPKIKKHSTLKGHTERATDVAFSPVHDHLATASADRTAKYWNDQGSLLKTFEGHLDRLARIAFHPSGKYLGTASFDKTWRLWDIETGEELLLQEGHSRSVYGLAFHRDGSLAASCGLDSLARVWDLRTGRSILALEGHVKPVLGISFSPNGYHLATGGEDNTCRIWDLRKKKSFYTIPAHSNLISQVKFEPQEGYFLVTASYDMTAKVWSGRDFKPVKTLSGHEAKVTSVDVLGDGGHIVTVSHDRTIKLWSSNTTNEQAMDVD, encoded by the exons ATGGAAGTGGAGAAGGAAAATGTTACTGCAGAGCCATCTTTACCCGCCTCTGATGGTCAAGATACTATTTCTGATAATGCATCTCTACCCCATTCAATACAACCTATTATTCCACCTGTTATTCCACCTTCTGTTGTGCCTCCTTTAGCTCCAATTCCCACAATTCCTCCCCCTCGCCCACTGGCACCACTTCCAGTTCGGCCACCAGTCATTAGGCCACCTGTGCCACAAAATGGTGAGGTTAGATCAAGTGACTCTGACTCGGACAATGATGACTCAAATGCAAGAATTAACCAGGGGACTGGGGAGTATGAGATATCTGAAGAGAGTAGACTGGTGAGAGAGCGGCAGGAAAAGGCAATGCAGGAACTCATGATGAAGAGGCGGGCAGCTGCTCTTGCCGTTCCTACAAATGATATGGCTGTGCGAGCTCGGCTTCGGCATCTTGGTGAGCCAATAACTCTATTTGGTGAGAGAGAGATGGAGAGGCGGGACAGGTTGCGGATGATTATGGCAAAGCTGGATGCAGAAGGTCAGCTGGAGAAGCTGATGAAAGCTCATGAGGACGAAGAGGCTGCGGCTTCTGCTCCAAAAGACGAGGCTGAGGAAGAACTGCAGTATCCTTTTTACACTGAAGGATCAAAGGCTCTCCTGGATGCCAGAATTTATATTGCTAAATATTCTTTGGCAAGGGCAGCATTACGGATTCAACGTGCACAGAGAAGAAGGGATGATCCAGATGAAGATATGGATGCAGAGATAGATTGGGCATTGAGACAGGCTGGGAATTTGAGTCTCGAATTCAGTGAAATTGGAGATGATCGGCCCCTTTCTGGTTGCTCCTTCTCAAGGGATGGAAAATGGCTTGCCACCTG ttcTCTGACTGGCGCTTCCAAGTTGTGGAACATgcccaaaataaaaaaacattccACCTTGAAGGGGCACACAGAACGTGCTACAGATGTTGCTTTTTCTCCTGTTCATGATCATTTAGCAACTGCCTCTGCTGATAGAACAGCAAAGTATTGGAACGATCAAGGATCACTTTTGAAGACATTTGAGGGTCATCTGGACCGTCTTGCCCGCATTGCCTTCCATCCTTCAGGGAAGTACCTGGGAACTGCCAGTTTTGACAAGACATGGAGATTATGGGACATAGAAACAGGGGAGGAGTTGCTTCTTCAAGAAGGACATAGTAGAAGTGTGTATGGCCTGGCTTTCCACCGCGATGGATCATTAGCTGCATCTTGTGGACTAGACTCTCTGGCTCGTGTTTGGGACCTGCGAACTGGAAGAAGTATTCTTGCACTGGAAGGTCATGTCAAACCG GTTCTTGGCATTAGTTTTTCACCTAATGGATATCATCTAGCCACTGGTGGTGAAGACAACACGTGTCGGATTTGGgatttgaggaagaagaaatccTTTTATACTATTCCTGCTCACTCGAATTTAATATCACAAGTTAAATTTGAACCACAAGAAGGTTACTTTTTGGTAACTGCCTCATATGACATGACTGCTAAG GTTTGGTCGGGCCGTGACTTTAAGCCTGTGAAGACACTATCTGGGCATGAAGCAAAAGTTACCTCTGTGGATGTTCTTGGAG ATGGTGGCCACATTGTTACCGTCTCCCATGATCGCACAATAAAACTGTGGTCCAGCAATACGACCAACGAACAAGCAATGGATGTTGATTAA
- the LOC106770792 gene encoding UDP-N-acetylglucosamine--dolichyl-phosphate N-acetylglucosaminephosphotransferase, translating into MGARKRLSSSSEPSSAVVKEDTQNKPQEKLNLADPPIAPPKWGLLLKLSLLLLPYLYLLFYYYPIEPELRRSILINAGMSLAGLFVTVKMIPVASRYVQKRNLFGYDINKKGTPQGNVKVPESLGIVVGIVFLVVAILFQYFNFTADSNWLVEYNAALACICFMTLLGFVDDVLDVPWRVKLLLPSIAALPLLMAYAGHTTIVIPKPLVAHIGIEILDLGWIYKLYMGLLAVFCTNSINIHAGLNGLEVGQTVVIATAILIHNIMQIGASTDPEYKQAHAFSIYLVQPLLATSLALLSYNWYPSSVFVGDTYTYFAGMTMAVIGILGHFSETLLIFFLPQVLNFLLSLPQLSGYIPCPRHRLPRFDPQTGLLTGTNDGTLVNFFLRNLGRKSEKALCIYLLAFQAIACCFCFLLRYFLAGWYK; encoded by the exons ATGGGAGCACGAAAGagactctcttcttcttctgaaCCTTCTTCTGCTGTGGTGAAGGAAGACACACAGAACAAACCCCAAGAAAAACTGAATCTTGCAGATCCTCCAATTGCACCTCCCAAATGGGGTCTTCTTCTGAAGCTCTCTCTCCTGCTGCTTCCTTACTTGTACCTTCTCTTTTACTACTACCCCATCGAACCGGAACTCCGAAGATCAATCCTCATCAATGCGGGAATGAGCCTTGCGGGGTTGTTCGTCACGGTCAAGATGATCCCCGTCGCGTCTAGATACGTTCAGAAGCGAAATCTATTTGGCTATGATATCAACAAGAAGGGAACCCCTCAGGGAAATGTCAAAGT GCCTGAGTCTTTAGGCATAGTTGTTGGTATTGTCTTCTTGGTGGTGGCAATCTTGTTTCAGTATTTTAACTTCACAGCAGATTCAAAT tGGCTTGTTGAATATAATGCAGCATTAGCATGCATCTGTTTCATGACATTACTGGGTTTTGTCGACGATGTCCTTGATGTCCCTTGGAGAGT AAAATTACTACTCCCATCAATTGCTGCACTTCCTTTGTTAATGGCATATGCTGGACACACAACTATAGTTATACCAAAGCCACTTGTTGCACACATTGGGATAGAGATTTTGGATCTTG GATGGATATATAAACTATACATGGGGCTATTGGCTGTTTTCTGCACAAATTCTATCAATATACATGCTGGGTTAAATGGCCTAGAAGTTGGGCAGACGGTGGTTATTGCAACAGCT ATCCTGATTCACAATATTATGCAAATTGGAGCATCAACAGATCCTGAATATAAACAAGCGCATGCATTCTCTATTTACTTAGTTCAGCCCTTGCTTGCTACCTCTTTAGCCTTACTTTCTTACAACTG GTATCCATCTTCAGTTTTTGTTGGAGATACATATACATACTTTGCAGGGATGACTATGGCCGTGATTGGTATTTTAGGCCATTTTAG TGAAACTCTCTTGATTTTCTTCCTACCCCAAGTTTTGAACTTTCTCTTGTCACTTCCCCAG CTTTCTGGCTATATTCCGTGTCCACGTCATCGTCTGCCAAG GTTTGACCCTCAAACTGGACTACTGACTGGGACAAATGATGGGACACTCGTTAACTTCTTCCTAAGAAATTTAGGCCGCAAATCTGAAAAAGCACTTTGTATTTATCTTCTTGCTTTCCAG GCTATAGCGTGCTGTTTCTGTTTCTTGCTAAGGTATTTCCTTGCTGGTTGGTACAAATAA
- the LOC106771072 gene encoding TP53-regulating kinase, giving the protein MATETDSRDSALTLLKQGAEARVFESSFVGKRCVVKERFSKKYRHPTLDSKLTLKRLNAEARCVTKARKLGVCTPVLYAVDPALHTLTFEYVEDPSVKDVFLEFGSRGLGEEGLDNIATQIGHAIGKLHDGGLVHGDLTTSNMLLKSGTNELVLIDFGLSFTSTLPEDKAVDLYVLERAILSMHSSCGNVMDRILTAYRKSSKQWSSTLNKLAQVRQRGRKRTMVG; this is encoded by the exons ATGGCGACTGAAACTGACTCAAGAGACAGCGCTCTCACTTTGCTCAAACAAGGAGCGGAGGCT AGGGTTTTTGAGTCTTCATTTGTGGGAAAGAGATGTGTTGTCAAGGAGCGCTTCTCAAAGAAGTACAGGCATCCAACTTTGGATTCTAAATTGACACTGAAGCGCTTAAATGCg GAGGCGAGGTGCGTGACCAAAGCAAGGAAACTTGGGGTTTGTACTCCTGTGCTGTATGCTGTGGATCCTGCGTTGCACACTTTAACGTTTGAGTATGTTGAGGACCCTTCAGTCAAGGATGTATTTCTTGAATTTGGTTCTCGTGGCCTTGGTGAAGAGGGTCTGGACAACATTGCTACCCAAATTGGTCATGCAATTGGAAAACTGCATGATGGTGGTCTTGTTCATGGTGATTTAACAACATCAAACATGTTGCTCAAGAGTGGTACCAATGAGTTG GTTCTTATTGATTTTGGTTTGAGCTTCACTTCAACTCTACCGGAAGATAAAGCAGTTGATTTGTATGTTCTGGAAAGAGCTATTCTGTCAATGCATTCTTCATGTGGGAATGTG ATGGATCGGATACTTACTGCATACCGGAAGTCATCAAAACAGTGGTCATCCACATTGAACAAGTTGGCACAAG TGAGGCAAAGAGGACGAAAGAGGACCATGGTTGGATGA